The proteins below are encoded in one region of Peribacillus muralis:
- a CDS encoding acyl-CoA carboxylase subunit beta: MVTTDKLTETVETIKKGGLEKYHQKNAEKGKLFVRERLELLFDEGVEIEDAFFANCASEGLPADGVVTGIGKINGQRVCVMANDSTVKAGSWGARTVEKIIRIQETAEKLQLPLLYLVDSAGARITDQVEMFPGRRGAGRIFYNQVKLSGKIPQICLLFGPSAAGGAYIPAFCDIVVMVEGNASMYLGSPRMAEMVIGEKVTEEEMGGAKMHCSVSGCGDVLVKTEEESIAFARKYLSYFPGNYQEKPTPAKPELPKEFDKTLEDLIPKNQNAPFNMYDLIDRVIDRESFCEIKKLFAPELITGLARLNGQSIGIIANQPRVKGGVLFHDSADKAAKFINLCDAFHIPLLFLVDIPGFMIGTKVEQAGIIRHGAKMISAMSEATVPKISVIVRKAYGAGLYAMAGPAFEPDCVLALPTALIAVMGAEAAVNAVYANKINAMEAEERPAFIAQKRTEYNEDIDIYRLASEMIVDGIIQPNDLRDELGARFEAYGSKQLTFTERKHGVYPV, translated from the coding sequence ATGGTGACGACGGATAAATTAACGGAAACGGTAGAAACGATCAAAAAAGGCGGCTTGGAAAAATACCACCAAAAAAATGCTGAAAAAGGAAAGCTTTTCGTACGGGAACGTCTTGAGCTCCTATTTGATGAAGGAGTTGAAATTGAGGACGCCTTCTTTGCAAATTGTGCAAGTGAAGGACTTCCGGCGGATGGGGTCGTGACAGGAATCGGAAAAATTAACGGTCAAAGAGTTTGTGTCATGGCCAATGATTCAACCGTCAAAGCAGGCTCTTGGGGAGCAAGGACCGTCGAAAAAATCATTCGCATTCAAGAAACGGCAGAAAAACTGCAGCTGCCGCTTCTCTATTTAGTCGATTCTGCCGGAGCAAGAATCACCGATCAAGTGGAAATGTTTCCGGGACGGCGTGGTGCAGGACGCATCTTTTATAACCAAGTGAAGTTATCCGGGAAAATTCCGCAAATCTGTCTCTTGTTCGGTCCTTCAGCAGCTGGAGGCGCATATATCCCAGCTTTTTGTGACATTGTCGTGATGGTCGAAGGGAATGCATCGATGTATTTAGGTTCGCCGAGAATGGCGGAAATGGTCATTGGCGAAAAGGTGACCGAAGAGGAGATGGGCGGGGCGAAAATGCATTGCTCCGTTTCAGGATGTGGAGATGTGCTGGTGAAAACGGAAGAAGAGTCCATAGCATTTGCCCGCAAATACTTAAGCTATTTTCCAGGAAATTATCAAGAAAAGCCTACACCTGCCAAGCCAGAACTACCGAAGGAATTTGACAAGACGTTGGAGGACTTGATACCGAAAAATCAGAATGCACCCTTCAATATGTATGATTTGATCGACCGGGTCATAGACAGGGAGTCGTTTTGTGAAATCAAAAAGCTTTTTGCCCCGGAATTAATAACCGGGCTTGCCAGGCTAAATGGGCAGTCCATCGGAATCATTGCCAACCAGCCGCGTGTCAAGGGCGGTGTGCTGTTCCATGATTCAGCAGACAAGGCAGCTAAGTTCATTAATTTATGTGATGCCTTCCATATACCGCTATTGTTCCTTGTGGATATTCCAGGATTCATGATCGGAACGAAGGTCGAGCAGGCAGGCATCATTCGCCACGGTGCGAAAATGATTTCGGCCATGAGTGAGGCCACGGTACCCAAGATATCCGTCATTGTCCGTAAGGCTTATGGTGCCGGGCTGTATGCAATGGCTGGCCCCGCTTTTGAACCGGATTGCGTTCTTGCCCTCCCGACAGCGTTGATTGCCGTAATGGGTGCGGAGGCTGCGGTCAATGCCGTATATGCCAATAAAATCAATGCGATGGAGGCGGAAGAAAGGCCTGCCTTCATTGCGCAGAAGCGAACTGAATATAATGAAGACATTGATATATATCGTTTAGCTTCCGAGATGATCGTTGATGGCATCATCCAGCCCAATGACCTTCGTGATGAATTGGGTGCCCGGTTTGAAGCCTACGGAAGCAAACAACTGACATTTACAGAGCGTAAGCACGGAGTCTATCCAGTCTAA
- a CDS encoding NUDIX domain-containing protein, which translates to MVQHEKKKYITPDGYTADIAIFTITTRKTAEKAPPEMFLKLLLIKRAKNDKSGNPNIEGDKWALPGGFVNAKETAYEAAKRELKEEAGVAGFHVEHFGVYDRPGRDPRGWIISNAFYAIVQEEYLQHRKANDDAAEVELFTIKEALQLELAFDHDVIIRDAMNLLKKEMVQTTIAQKFLPEEFTLSELQRVLLTARDDAKISADSLFYAKAPKLPFLEKVLDESGMEKKTKRNSYRPSQLYRFNAEVVTDSIYY; encoded by the coding sequence ATGGTCCAGCACGAAAAAAAGAAGTACATTACCCCGGACGGCTACACTGCCGATATTGCGATCTTTACGATTACGACTAGGAAAACGGCCGAAAAGGCACCTCCCGAAATGTTTTTGAAGCTACTATTAATCAAGCGTGCCAAAAATGACAAATCCGGTAATCCGAATATTGAGGGAGATAAATGGGCGTTGCCTGGTGGTTTTGTGAATGCTAAGGAAACGGCTTATGAAGCAGCGAAACGTGAATTGAAGGAAGAAGCGGGTGTAGCCGGATTCCATGTCGAGCATTTTGGTGTTTATGACCGACCAGGCCGCGATCCGAGAGGGTGGATCATTTCCAACGCCTTTTATGCCATCGTTCAGGAAGAGTATCTCCAGCATAGGAAAGCGAATGACGATGCGGCAGAGGTTGAATTGTTCACGATAAAGGAAGCCTTGCAATTGGAGCTGGCATTCGATCATGATGTTATCATCCGTGATGCGATGAACTTATTGAAAAAAGAAATGGTGCAAACGACGATAGCACAAAAGTTCCTGCCAGAAGAATTTACCTTATCCGAATTGCAACGGGTATTGCTGACAGCAAGAGATGATGCGAAAATCAGTGCGGATTCGCTTTTTTATGCTAAGGCACCTAAGCTACCGTTTTTGGAGAAAGTATTGGATGAATCAGGCATGGAGAAGAAAACGAAACGCAATTCGTATCGCCCATCACAGCTTTACCGATTTAATGCAGAGGTTGTCACCGACTCCATTTATTATTAA
- a CDS encoding hydroxymethylglutaryl-CoA lyase, with protein MNWPEKVTIKEVGPRDGLQNEQIILPTQSKIDWIDQLSDTGLSYIEVTSFVHPKWIPQLSDAVQVAKGIKRNPSITYAALVPNERGLEAALEGEIDDISVFMSSSETHNLKNINKSISDTLPVLKKVIDGAANGGKTVRGYVSTVFGCPYEGEVSMDQVFRVCDQLFDYGISEISLGDTIGVASPRQVASFLESAVKRYDLSRIALHFHDTRGMALANVLQALECGVETFDSSLGGLGGCPYAPGASGNVATDDLIHMLHKMGIQTGIKQEKLIKAALLMQSFLEKPLPSHQMAVYNAQ; from the coding sequence ATGAATTGGCCTGAAAAAGTGACAATTAAGGAAGTCGGCCCGCGGGACGGTCTGCAAAATGAACAGATCATTTTACCGACGCAAAGCAAAATTGATTGGATCGATCAGCTCTCTGATACAGGTCTTTCTTATATAGAAGTGACATCCTTTGTCCACCCGAAGTGGATTCCCCAATTGAGCGATGCCGTCCAGGTGGCAAAGGGAATAAAGCGCAACCCAAGTATCACCTATGCCGCACTCGTCCCGAATGAAAGGGGGCTTGAGGCAGCTCTTGAGGGGGAAATTGATGATATTTCGGTTTTCATGTCTTCAAGTGAAACCCATAATCTTAAAAACATCAATAAATCGATTTCCGATACCCTTCCAGTATTGAAGAAGGTCATCGATGGAGCAGCAAATGGCGGAAAAACGGTCAGAGGTTATGTTTCAACCGTTTTCGGCTGTCCATATGAAGGGGAGGTATCGATGGATCAAGTCTTTCGGGTGTGTGACCAACTGTTTGACTACGGAATCAGTGAAATATCCCTGGGAGATACGATTGGGGTGGCGTCGCCAAGACAGGTTGCATCGTTCCTTGAAAGTGCCGTGAAAAGATATGATCTCAGCCGGATTGCCCTTCATTTCCATGATACAAGGGGCATGGCCTTGGCCAATGTCCTCCAAGCACTGGAGTGTGGGGTCGAGACCTTCGATTCTTCACTCGGTGGTTTGGGCGGCTGTCCATATGCACCAGGTGCGAGCGGCAACGTCGCTACGGATGACCTGATTCATATGCTACATAAAATGGGGATTCAAACGGGAATAAAACAAGAAAAATTGATCAAGGCAGCCTTGCTGATGCAAAGCTTTTTGGAGAAACCACTCCCAAGCCATCAGATGGCTGTATATAACGCGCAATAA
- a CDS encoding acetyl-CoA carboxylase biotin carboxyl carrier protein subunit has product MAELKASMAGSVWKIVAKEGQSVTDGQDIVILESMKMEIPIAAEEAGTIKELKVNEGDFVNEGDVLAVIE; this is encoded by the coding sequence ATGGCAGAATTAAAAGCGAGCATGGCAGGCAGTGTTTGGAAAATAGTGGCGAAAGAGGGGCAAAGCGTAACGGACGGTCAGGATATCGTCATATTGGAATCAATGAAAATGGAAATCCCGATTGCTGCCGAGGAGGCGGGCACCATTAAAGAACTTAAAGTGAATGAGGGTGATTTCGTCAATGAAGGTGACGTATTGGCCGTCATTGAATAA
- a CDS encoding AMP-binding protein, producing MLDVTIGKLLEMTAERYGENEAVVYHELGLRHTYSEFEKICRAAARGFMSLDIKKGDHIAIWATNKPEWLISQFSTAKMGGVLVTVNTNYRTSELEYLLKQSDSTTLILMEQFKDHSYMDTLYEIIPELKTAKPGKLQSERLPKLKNIIVLGETRYPGTFSWDEVMDGSESISEEALDRRMGESAPGDVINMQYTSGTTGFPKGVMLTHSNLVNNGLNVAECMKLTEDDRLCIPVPLFHCFGCSLGSMASVSVGATMVPLVEFNPRTVLKTVEAEKCTALHGVPTMFISELNLDDFDQYDLRSLRTGIMAGSTCPIEVMKSVVNKMGVTEITITYGQTESSPGITMTRTDDPIELRVSSVGRALPKVEVKIVDPATGEEVPMGMQGELCSRGYHVMKGYYNNPEATEQAIDGEGWLHTGDLAVMDENGYCKITGRLKDMIIRGGENIYPREIEEFLYRHPAIADVQVLGVPDQKYGEEVAAWIILKAGKTMTEQELISYCKGNISFHKIPRHIHFTDAYPMTASGKIQKYKLREQTLDLLTERTN from the coding sequence TTGCTAGATGTTACGATCGGAAAACTGCTTGAAATGACAGCAGAGCGATACGGTGAGAATGAAGCAGTGGTGTACCATGAGCTGGGACTTCGCCATACTTACAGCGAATTTGAAAAGATTTGCAGGGCGGCGGCCAGGGGGTTCATGTCGCTTGATATTAAAAAAGGGGACCATATCGCCATCTGGGCAACCAACAAGCCGGAATGGCTCATTTCCCAATTTTCCACGGCGAAAATGGGCGGGGTATTGGTTACGGTCAATACGAACTACCGTACAAGTGAACTGGAGTATCTGCTAAAGCAATCTGATTCGACGACGCTAATCCTGATGGAGCAATTCAAGGACCATTCCTATATGGATACATTGTATGAAATCATACCTGAATTGAAAACTGCAAAACCAGGAAAATTGCAATCTGAGAGACTGCCAAAATTAAAAAACATCATTGTCTTGGGCGAAACACGCTATCCAGGCACATTTTCTTGGGATGAAGTCATGGACGGAAGCGAATCCATTTCGGAGGAGGCACTGGACAGGAGGATGGGGGAGTCGGCTCCAGGCGATGTTATCAATATGCAATACACATCAGGAACGACAGGATTTCCAAAAGGAGTGATGTTAACGCATTCAAATCTGGTCAACAATGGACTGAATGTCGCAGAATGCATGAAGCTTACCGAGGATGACAGGCTATGCATCCCTGTCCCCCTGTTTCATTGTTTTGGCTGTTCACTCGGTTCGATGGCTTCCGTTTCTGTTGGGGCGACGATGGTTCCCCTTGTGGAATTCAATCCCCGAACGGTCCTTAAGACCGTTGAGGCAGAAAAATGTACTGCCCTACATGGGGTTCCGACCATGTTCATTTCAGAACTTAATCTTGATGACTTCGACCAATATGATTTACGTTCTTTACGGACTGGTATCATGGCAGGCTCGACTTGTCCGATCGAGGTCATGAAAAGCGTGGTTAACAAAATGGGGGTTACCGAAATAACGATTACTTATGGGCAAACGGAATCATCGCCAGGGATAACCATGACCAGGACGGATGATCCGATTGAGCTTCGCGTTTCTTCAGTGGGCAGGGCATTGCCTAAAGTGGAAGTGAAGATTGTCGATCCGGCGACTGGGGAAGAGGTACCTATGGGAATGCAAGGGGAGCTTTGTTCAAGGGGATATCATGTGATGAAGGGATATTATAATAATCCGGAAGCTACGGAGCAGGCAATTGACGGGGAAGGCTGGCTTCATACGGGGGATTTAGCGGTCATGGACGAAAATGGCTACTGCAAGATAACAGGCAGGCTAAAAGATATGATCATTCGTGGTGGAGAAAATATCTATCCGCGTGAGATAGAAGAGTTCCTTTATCGACATCCTGCCATTGCCGATGTCCAGGTGCTTGGCGTCCCTGATCAAAAGTATGGCGAAGAAGTTGCGGCATGGATCATTTTGAAAGCAGGGAAAACCATGACGGAGCAAGAATTGATCTCGTATTGCAAAGGGAACATATCGTTTCATAAAATTCCCCGGCATATTCATTTCACGGATGCTTATCCAATGACCGCTTCTGGAAAAATTCAAAAGTATAAGCTGCGGGAACAAACGCTTGACCTGTTAACGGAACGCACTAATTAA
- a CDS encoding enoyl-CoA hydratase-related protein has protein sequence MTSLIDISRDDTGIAVVTLNRPDAANSLSTELLHSLLEGMNELKTAADLRTVILTGSGEKAFCAGADLKERAGMSDDKVKETLKLIGDTITALEKLPVPVIAAINGSAFGGGLELALACDIRLASESAKMGLTETALGIIPGGGGTQRLPRIVGLATAKELIYTARQLDAKTAYDLKIISHIYPPQQLMEEAIMLAREIALNAPLALRAAKAAINQGVDTTLENGLQIENDCYQTTLKTRDRLEGLAAFKEKRKPVFTGQ, from the coding sequence TTGACTTCATTAATTGACATAAGCCGTGATGATACAGGGATCGCCGTCGTCACACTAAATCGACCTGATGCTGCTAATAGCTTATCGACGGAATTGCTTCATAGCCTGCTCGAAGGGATGAATGAATTGAAAACGGCAGCTGATTTACGCACCGTGATTTTAACCGGATCTGGAGAAAAGGCGTTTTGTGCAGGTGCGGATTTAAAGGAACGAGCAGGGATGAGTGACGATAAAGTCAAGGAGACGCTCAAGCTGATCGGCGACACGATCACAGCTCTCGAAAAACTGCCAGTCCCGGTCATTGCAGCGATTAACGGATCGGCCTTTGGCGGAGGGCTGGAGCTTGCGCTGGCTTGTGACATACGCCTCGCCTCGGAATCGGCAAAGATGGGATTGACGGAAACGGCATTAGGCATCATTCCCGGAGGCGGCGGGACTCAGCGGCTGCCCCGCATAGTCGGCCTGGCTACAGCTAAAGAGCTTATATATACGGCGAGGCAACTGGATGCAAAAACCGCCTATGATTTGAAAATCATCAGTCATATATACCCGCCTCAACAATTGATGGAAGAAGCGATCATGTTGGCACGGGAAATCGCCCTCAATGCGCCATTAGCACTCAGGGCAGCAAAAGCGGCGATAAATCAAGGGGTGGATACGACCCTCGAAAACGGACTGCAAATCGAAAATGATTGCTATCAGACAACTTTAAAAACCCGTGACAGACTCGAGGGTCTGGCAGCATTCAAGGAAAAGCGCAAACCGGTATTTACGGGTCAATGA
- a CDS encoding acyl-CoA dehydrogenase family protein, with translation MDFSLTKEQQMIKEMVREFAEKEIKPIAIELDAKSMFAEDVFKKMGKLGLLGIPFPEEYGGSGGDTISYAIAVEEIGKACGGTGLSYAAAVSLGASPLFYFGTEEQKQKYLVPITTGETLAAFGLTEPNAGSDAGGTRTAAKLDGDEYVINGEKIWITNASYSRTITVTAVSGKDEKGKNIISAFIVPTDTKGLTINSNYEKMGVRASNTCEIILDNVRVPKENLLGDPQKGFKQFLFTLDGGRISIAALAVGIAQAAFDKALAFSKERVQFGKPISSFQAIQFKLADMAMEIELARNMVYKAAWLKDMKKPFAKEAAYAKLFASETAFRASNQAIQIHGGSGYMREYEVERHLRDAKLLEIGEGTSEIQRIVIARQLGC, from the coding sequence ATGGATTTCTCACTTACGAAAGAGCAGCAGATGATTAAGGAAATGGTTCGGGAATTTGCCGAAAAGGAAATCAAGCCAATTGCCATTGAATTGGATGCCAAATCGATGTTTGCAGAGGATGTCTTCAAAAAAATGGGGAAACTTGGGTTGCTCGGCATTCCTTTCCCTGAAGAATATGGCGGGTCGGGCGGCGATACGATTTCGTATGCCATTGCAGTTGAAGAAATCGGCAAAGCATGCGGCGGAACCGGATTAAGCTATGCAGCCGCCGTTTCACTTGGGGCAAGTCCGCTTTTTTACTTTGGAACCGAGGAACAGAAGCAAAAATATCTCGTTCCGATCACAACCGGCGAGACTTTGGCAGCCTTTGGATTGACAGAGCCAAATGCAGGCTCCGATGCAGGCGGTACGAGAACGGCTGCCAAATTGGATGGTGATGAATATGTGATAAATGGTGAGAAAATCTGGATCACCAATGCCAGCTATTCAAGAACCATCACCGTCACTGCGGTATCGGGCAAGGATGAAAAAGGCAAGAACATCATCTCGGCCTTCATCGTGCCAACCGATACGAAAGGTCTTACGATCAATAGCAATTATGAAAAAATGGGTGTTCGTGCTTCCAATACTTGTGAAATCATCTTAGATAATGTCCGCGTTCCGAAGGAGAATTTATTGGGCGATCCACAAAAAGGGTTCAAGCAATTTTTATTCACGCTTGATGGCGGGAGGATTTCAATTGCTGCTTTGGCGGTCGGCATTGCACAAGCAGCCTTCGATAAGGCTTTGGCTTTTTCAAAGGAGCGCGTCCAATTCGGGAAACCCATTTCAAGTTTCCAGGCAATTCAATTCAAGCTTGCCGATATGGCTATGGAAATAGAATTGGCAAGGAATATGGTTTATAAGGCTGCATGGTTAAAAGACATGAAAAAACCATTTGCGAAGGAAGCGGCGTACGCCAAGCTGTTTGCAAGTGAAACCGCATTCAGGGCCAGCAATCAAGCGATTCAAATTCATGGTGGTTCAGGTTATATGAGGGAATATGAAGTGGAACGGCATTTAAGGGATGCCAAGCTGCTGGAAATTGGCGAAGGCACCTCGGAAATCCAAAGAATCGTGATTGCCAGGCAATTGGGGTGCTGA
- a CDS encoding nicotinate phosphoribosyltransferase, which produces MEKKYNDDSYALHTDLYQINMAQTYWQDKTHERKAVFEIFFRKLPFNSGYAIFAGLEKIVHYLQNFCFSESDIDYLKTELHYDEEYLDYLQNIRFTGTIRCMKEGELVFGNEPILRVEAPLGEAQLIETALLNIVNYHTLVATKASRIKQVIGDESALEFGSRRAQEMDAAIWGARAAYLAGFDSTSNVRAGKLFGIPVSGTHAHSMIQAYKDEYTAFHKYAVSHKDCVFLVDTYDTLRSGIPNAIRVAKELGDKINFIGVRLDSGDLAYLSKEARRMLDAAGFHDAKIVASNDLDEYTIINLKQQGARIDIWGIGTKLITAYDQPALGAVYKMVSIEGEDGNMRDTIKISSNPEKVTTPGLKRVYRIINKVNHHAEGDYLAMEYEKPQEQEKLKMFHPVHTFLSKFVTDFDAVDLHEDIFKDGGLIYELPSIDEIKAFTKRNLQVLWPEYLRALNPEEYPVDLSQDCWDNKMRNIDEVKANVERMLTK; this is translated from the coding sequence ATGGAAAAGAAGTACAACGACGACAGTTATGCATTACACACGGATTTATACCAAATCAATATGGCCCAAACCTACTGGCAAGATAAGACACATGAAAGAAAGGCCGTTTTCGAGATATTTTTCAGAAAGCTTCCATTTAACAGTGGCTATGCGATTTTTGCGGGACTTGAAAAAATCGTCCATTACCTTCAAAATTTTTGCTTCTCTGAAAGTGATATCGACTATTTGAAAACCGAGCTGCATTACGATGAAGAGTATTTGGATTATTTGCAAAACATCCGTTTTACGGGGACGATTCGCTGTATGAAGGAGGGGGAGCTCGTCTTTGGCAATGAACCGATTTTACGAGTGGAGGCACCGCTCGGTGAAGCCCAGCTCATAGAAACCGCTTTACTGAACATTGTGAACTATCACACACTCGTAGCAACAAAAGCTTCACGCATTAAACAAGTCATCGGTGATGAGTCCGCTCTTGAATTCGGTTCAAGGAGGGCACAAGAAATGGATGCTGCCATATGGGGAGCGAGAGCCGCCTATCTTGCTGGTTTTGATTCCACAAGTAATGTCCGTGCGGGGAAACTTTTCGGCATTCCGGTTTCAGGAACGCATGCCCATTCCATGATTCAGGCCTATAAAGATGAATATACGGCATTCCATAAGTATGCCGTCTCCCACAAGGATTGTGTTTTCCTCGTTGATACGTATGACACATTGCGCTCTGGCATTCCAAATGCAATCCGTGTCGCCAAGGAGCTGGGGGATAAAATCAACTTCATTGGTGTCCGTCTAGACAGCGGTGACTTAGCTTACTTATCGAAGGAAGCAAGGCGAATGCTTGATGCTGCAGGTTTTCATGATGCAAAAATTGTCGCATCCAATGACTTGGATGAATATACGATCATTAACCTGAAGCAACAAGGCGCAAGAATTGACATCTGGGGCATAGGAACCAAACTAATCACGGCTTATGACCAGCCAGCCCTGGGTGCCGTCTATAAAATGGTTTCAATAGAGGGTGAAGACGGGAATATGAGAGATACCATCAAAATTTCTTCAAATCCTGAAAAAGTTACGACACCAGGATTGAAGCGGGTGTACCGAATCATCAATAAAGTGAACCACCATGCTGAAGGCGACTATTTGGCGATGGAATATGAAAAGCCACAGGAACAGGAAAAACTAAAAATGTTCCATCCTGTCCATACCTTCCTGAGTAAATTCGTCACTGATTTCGACGCGGTAGATCTTCACGAGGATATTTTCAAAGATGGCGGATTGATTTATGAATTGCCTTCCATCGACGAAATTAAGGCCTTCACGAAAAGAAATCTACAAGTACTTTGGCCTGAATACCTCCGTGCACTTAATCCAGAAGAATACCCGGTAGATCTAAGTCAGGATTGTTGGGATAATAAGATGAGGAATATTGATGAAGTTAAAGCGAATGTCGAGCGAATGCTTACGAAATGA
- a CDS encoding acetyl-CoA carboxylase biotin carboxylase subunit — protein MIGKILIANRGEIASRIIRTCKKMGISTVAVHSEADADAPFVGLADESYSLGGSRVQESYLNVEKILEIAKDTGVEAIHPGYGFLSENADFARSCEKAGLIFIGPKPEVIQQMGNKVEARKKMEQAGLPLVPGFSRPLIDAAEAAAVAERIGYPVMLKAAAGGGGIGMQAVSNEDELSKAFEGNQKRAQLFFGNGDMFIEKLIEKPRHIEIQVMADSFGNAVFLWERECSVQRRHQKVVEEAPSSFLDEETRNKMGAAAVKAVKAIGYSNAGTLEFLVDADKNFYFLEMNTRLQVEHPVTEEITGLDLVEQQIIIASGKKLDFTQDDIKKAGHSIEVRIYAEDPKTFYPAPGTITSLNLPNGDGIRHELAVHGTSVVSHFYDPMIAKLVVSGESRDKAIERLRAALDNYKIEGIKTNLPLLLEIISHDAFSKGDTTTDFIDKYIKKLTV, from the coding sequence ATGATTGGGAAAATTCTTATCGCAAATAGAGGGGAAATTGCATCACGAATTATTCGGACATGCAAGAAAATGGGGATAAGCACGGTTGCGGTCCATTCGGAAGCAGATGCGGATGCACCCTTTGTCGGCTTAGCGGACGAATCATACTCATTGGGCGGCTCAAGAGTCCAGGAAAGCTACTTAAATGTCGAGAAGATTTTGGAAATCGCCAAAGATACCGGAGTGGAGGCGATTCATCCGGGATATGGATTTTTGAGTGAAAATGCAGATTTTGCGCGTTCATGTGAAAAAGCTGGTTTGATATTCATTGGTCCGAAGCCGGAAGTCATCCAGCAAATGGGTAACAAAGTAGAAGCTCGGAAAAAGATGGAGCAAGCAGGCCTTCCGTTGGTTCCGGGGTTTTCGCGTCCATTGATCGATGCTGCTGAAGCGGCAGCCGTTGCCGAAAGGATCGGTTATCCAGTCATGCTGAAGGCGGCAGCGGGTGGAGGAGGAATCGGCATGCAGGCCGTCTCCAATGAAGATGAGCTTTCGAAAGCATTTGAAGGAAATCAAAAACGTGCCCAATTATTTTTTGGTAATGGAGATATGTTCATTGAAAAATTAATAGAAAAACCTCGTCATATCGAAATTCAGGTAATGGCGGATTCCTTTGGAAATGCCGTTTTCTTGTGGGAAAGGGAATGCTCTGTCCAAAGGCGCCACCAGAAGGTCGTGGAAGAGGCTCCTTCCTCTTTCCTTGACGAAGAAACAAGGAATAAAATGGGGGCCGCTGCCGTAAAGGCGGTTAAGGCAATCGGATATAGCAATGCAGGCACGCTTGAATTTTTAGTTGATGCAGATAAGAACTTCTATTTTCTAGAGATGAATACACGCCTTCAGGTTGAGCATCCTGTCACTGAAGAAATTACCGGATTGGATTTGGTGGAACAGCAAATTATTATTGCATCCGGTAAAAAACTGGATTTCACGCAAGACGACATTAAAAAGGCTGGACATTCGATCGAAGTGCGCATATATGCAGAAGATCCGAAAACGTTTTATCCAGCACCAGGAACGATTACAAGCCTGAACCTCCCTAACGGCGACGGAATCCGTCATGAATTGGCGGTACACGGCACATCCGTCGTATCGCATTTTTATGACCCGATGATCGCGAAGTTGGTCGTGAGCGGTGAATCCAGGGATAAAGCCATCGAGAGGCTAAGAGCAGCATTGGACAATTATAAGATAGAAGGCATTAAAACGAACCTTCCTCTGCTCTTGGAAATCATCTCCCATGACGCTTTTTCCAAAGGTGATACGACTACGGATTTCATAGATAAATATATTAAAAAACTAACAGTATAA
- a CDS encoding cysteine hydrolase family protein codes for MGKKALINIDYTFDFVADKGALTCGKPGQDIEKALVGITKKFIENGDYTVFAIDLHEEEDRFHPETNLFPAHNISGTMGRDLYGMLKEEYEANKNRKNVHYIDKTRYSAFAGTELDIRLRERDITDVHLVGVCTDICILHTAIDAYNLGYNIFVYENAVASFNAEGHEWALGHFKGSLGATILS; via the coding sequence ATGGGAAAAAAGGCATTGATCAATATCGATTATACGTTTGACTTTGTGGCGGATAAGGGCGCATTGACGTGTGGGAAACCAGGCCAGGATATCGAGAAGGCACTTGTCGGCATAACAAAGAAATTCATTGAAAATGGAGATTACACCGTATTTGCCATTGATTTGCATGAAGAAGAAGATCGCTTTCATCCTGAAACGAATTTATTTCCAGCACATAATATTAGCGGTACAATGGGTAGAGACCTTTATGGAATGTTAAAAGAAGAATACGAAGCTAATAAAAATCGAAAGAATGTTCATTATATAGATAAAACACGTTATTCGGCATTTGCAGGGACGGAACTTGATATCCGCCTTAGGGAGCGTGACATTACCGATGTGCATTTGGTCGGGGTTTGTACAGATATCTGCATTTTGCACACGGCAATCGATGCTTACAACCTAGGCTACAATATTTTTGTATACGAAAATGCAGTGGCTTCATTCAACGCTGAAGGTCACGAATGGGCGCTAGGGCATTTTAAAGGATCTCTTGGAGCAACCATTCTATCATAG